A single window of Oreochromis aureus strain Israel breed Guangdong linkage group 5, ZZ_aureus, whole genome shotgun sequence DNA harbors:
- the mrps16 gene encoding 28S ribosomal protein S16, mitochondrial, whose protein sequence is MVHLSSLLLKKYHGGHVVIRLALAGHKQANRPFYRIVAAYNKRARDGKYIEQLGSYDPLPNIYNEKLVSFNFDRIKYWIGCGAHPTKPVAKLLGLAGFFPLHPMTITEAERQRAQMETETEESPKEGQKQAEAES, encoded by the exons ATGGTACATTTAT cATCACTCCTACTAAAGAAGTACCATGGAGGTCACGTTGTGATTCGATTGGCTCTTGCGGGCCACAAACAGGCTAACAGACCCTTCTATCGCATTGTGGCAGCTTACAACAAAAGGGCAAGAGATGGTAAATATATCGAGCAGCTGGGTTCCTACGACCCGCTTCCGAACATCTACAACGAGAAACTTGTCAGTTTCAATTTCGACCGAATCAAGTATTGGATTGGATGTGGAGCACACCCTACAAAGCCGGTTGCCAAACTCCTGG GGTTGGCTGGATTTTTCCCTCTTCACCCCATGACAATAACAGAGGCAGAGCGTCAAAGAGCCCAAATGGAGACAGAAACAGAGGAATCTCCGAAAGAGGGACAGAAGCAGGCTGAAGCTGAGAGTTAA